The Blautia hydrogenotrophica DSM 10507 genome window below encodes:
- a CDS encoding excisionase: protein MQESNKNTGAVPVQEKYALTIREASEYFSIGTKKMRRLAEDNLGRFAIYSGNRYLIIRTKFEKFMEETSTI, encoded by the coding sequence GAACACAGGAGCAGTTCCGGTGCAGGAAAAGTATGCACTGACGATTCGGGAAGCATCGGAATATTTCAGCATTGGCACAAAGAAAATGAGACGTCTGGCGGAAGATAATCTGGGCAGGTTTGCGATTTATAGCGGGAACCGCTACCTCATAATCCGCACAAAATTTGAAAAATTTATGGAGGAAACTTCTACGATATAA
- a CDS encoding excisionase translates to MQEIHKTPGSRKVEIPISEKYMLTINEAAAYFSIGVKKLRRMAEDNEGKFAITMGSRYLIVREKFEEYIDSLINEENEDEPDEQTDS, encoded by the coding sequence ATGCAGGAAATTCATAAGACTCCAGGAAGCCGGAAGGTAGAGATTCCGATCAGCGAAAAGTATATGCTGACTATTAACGAGGCGGCTGCCTATTTCAGTATTGGAGTTAAGAAGTTAAGGAGAATGGCAGAAGACAATGAGGGAAAGTTTGCGATTACAATGGGCAGCCGATACCTTATTGTCCGGGAAAAATTTGAAGAATATATTGATTCTTTAATCAATGAAGAAAATGAGGACGAACCGGATGAGCAAACCGATTCTTAA
- a CDS encoding excisionase, with amino-acid sequence MSKPILKEKDILNPNEAIELFVLSRRKFYKLLKENRNLGFLAMYGSRKLIIRSEFQKYLDKHPELKRRGS; translated from the coding sequence ATGAGCAAACCGATTCTTAAAGAAAAAGATATTTTAAATCCAAATGAGGCGATTGAACTATTTGTACTCAGCAGAAGAAAGTTTTATAAGCTGCTGAAAGAAAACCGGAATCTGGGATTTCTGGCTATGTATGGTTCCAGAAAGCTGATTATCCGGTCAGAATTCCAGAAATACCTGGATAAGCACCCAGAATTAAAAAGGAGGGGAAGCTGA
- a CDS encoding tyrosine-type recombinase/integrase translates to MAGRRRDSKHRVLRRGESIRADGKYQFKYHVNGTPHFVYSWRLEPTDKLPAGKKPCLSLRELEKQIGYDLDSLSDPTGKNMTVEELVERYLSTKTGVKPNTLANYNFVKNLMKKEPFNGKKISQVKTSDAKLFLIKLQQDGRRYSTIKTVRGVLRPAFQMAVDDDVLRKNPFGFELATVVVNDSVTREAITRKQMRQFLKFVHDDNVYCKYYEVVYILFHTGMRISEFCGLTLKDLDMKNRIINIDHQLQRTSDMRLIIESTKTNAGTRKLPMSEDVFRCFQAIIEDREAPRYERVVDGYTGFLFTDKEGLPLVAMHWEHRFNHMVKRYNDIYRVQMPNITPHVCRHTYCSNMAKSGMNPKTLQYLMGHSDIGVTLNTYTHLGLEDAMDELKRVEELENARKEMEKINGEGTVSQKMFRII, encoded by the coding sequence ATGGCAGGCAGGAGGCGTGACTCCAAGCACCGGGTTCTCCGTCGGGGAGAATCCATCCGGGCGGATGGGAAATACCAGTTTAAGTACCATGTGAATGGGACTCCGCATTTTGTATATAGTTGGCGGCTGGAGCCGACGGACAAACTGCCGGCAGGGAAAAAGCCCTGCCTGTCCCTTCGGGAACTGGAAAAGCAGATCGGTTATGACTTGGATTCTTTATCTGATCCCACAGGAAAGAACATGACAGTGGAGGAACTGGTAGAAAGGTATCTGTCAACGAAAACGGGAGTAAAGCCGAATACCCTGGCGAATTACAATTTTGTGAAGAATCTTATGAAAAAGGAGCCATTTAATGGTAAGAAGATTTCCCAAGTCAAGACTTCGGACGCAAAGCTGTTTTTGATCAAACTTCAGCAGGACGGCAGAAGGTACAGCACAATCAAGACAGTCCGGGGCGTGCTGCGGCCCGCTTTTCAGATGGCGGTGGATGATGATGTTCTCCGCAAAAACCCATTTGGGTTTGAGCTTGCCACGGTGGTAGTCAACGACAGCGTGACCAGGGAGGCGATTACCAGAAAACAGATGCGGCAGTTCTTGAAATTCGTCCATGACGATAATGTGTACTGTAAGTATTACGAAGTAGTTTATATCCTTTTTCATACAGGAATGCGTATTTCGGAATTTTGCGGACTGACACTGAAGGATCTGGATATGAAGAACCGGATTATAAATATTGACCACCAGTTACAAAGAACTTCCGATATGCGGCTGATAATCGAATCAACGAAAACCAATGCAGGAACCAGAAAACTGCCTATGTCCGAAGATGTATTCCGGTGTTTCCAGGCTATCATTGAGGACCGGGAAGCACCAAGATATGAGAGAGTGGTGGACGGATACACAGGATTTCTGTTTACGGATAAGGAGGGTCTTCCCCTGGTGGCGATGCATTGGGAGCATCGGTTTAACCATATGGTAAAGCGGTACAACGATATTTACCGGGTTCAGATGCCGAATATCACACCTCATGTCTGCCGCCACACTTACTGCAGCAATATGGCGAAGTCAGGTATGAATCCAAAGACACTCCAGTATCTGATGGGGCATAGCGATATCGGAGTAACGCTGAACACCTATACCCATCTGGGGCTGGAGGATGCCATGGATGAGTTAAAGCGGGTGGAAGAACTGGAGAATGCCAGGAAGGAAATGGAAAAGATAAACGGAGAGGGGACAGTTTCACAGAAAATGTTCCGGATAATATAA